One window from the genome of Anopheles coluzzii chromosome X, AcolN3, whole genome shotgun sequence encodes:
- the LOC120961591 gene encoding uncharacterized protein LOC120961591, with product MPPAASSGRRGNGTAAPAHQQRKGKGGGGGSGGTVVKGEGSGAARAPQDPDEDTNAGFGKYLRSQEGIEMMKLFVIANTIVVFVTMAWPQMQQSYRILRSLLFSDEDDDAGEL from the exons ATGCCACCGGCAGCGTCGTCGGGACGGCGGGGCAATGGGACGGCGGCACCAGCGCACCAGCAGCGCAAGGGCAAGGGAggtggcggtggcagcggcggTACGGTTGTGAAGGGTGAGGGCTCTGGCGCTGCCCGGGCGCCCCAGGACCCGGACGAGGATACCAATGCCGGCTTCGGGAAGTATTTAAGATCGCAGGAAG GAATAGAAATGATGAAGCTGTTCGTGATCGCTAACACGATTGTGGTGTTTGTTACGATGGCCTGGCCCCAGATGCAGCAGTCTTACCGCATTTTGCGCTCGCTTCTGTTTagcgacgaggacgacgatgcTGGCGAACTCTAA